AGCGCTCACTATTACAACGATGGCATTATGAAGAATGCCGGCAGTGGGGATGAACGGTTTGTACAGCTACGCGATTCACCGCAACTCCGAAAATTAGATTCATCATCACTATCTACCCATGTTTCTGTCCACTACAGGACGGCCTCTGTCAACGATGTCCTATTACCCTGTCTGTTAACTTAGACTACGCGATGTGCAACACTGGGGGCGCGGGAAGACAGCCCAGGAAGGAAGACAGTGCGCAATGAAGCTATCAGCCATCCCTGCTCAGCTTTTATCGTTGCACCCACCAATGATTACCACAATTAGATGCTTACGCGGCCAGCGTGCCGAGTCAGCTACACATAGTCATTCGCAGCTACGGCAGGGCTAGTAGCTACAGCAAGGCGACTTCatacacacaaaacatgcatATCTACCTAACGTGTTTAACTGAATAAGCTTGTCACATGGCTCGTCCGATAAAAGTCATGCAAGGGGATTTCGGCTGTGAAATTGTCTCCTGTGGCGTCTTGTAGATACTCATATAAGGTCATCACTTGAGTGAACAATTCTTcctgtgtgtgtgtagggggtgGGGGTGGAAAGCTGTTCGCCCCCCCATCCCCTTCGGAatatgaaaactttctgcctatGGTGTTTCCACTACTGTACTGTCGTCTCCTGTGTTAACAAGCGCAGCTGAGACCCCACGAGCTCAATGTGTTTCCTATTGGAAAGCTCCAGCTTCACAGAACCTCCCAAATTGAAAGAATGGTCTCTTCAATTTTCAAGAGCCATTTTCGTGCTTCATTTTTGTGCTTGAACAACGGTTTGCACATGTGTACATTTTCTCCCATGTTTCAATTGCTGTCCCCTTGAGTGCGAGTACAAATGATGGGAAAAATTGTCACCATGTGTTGCACTTACCACCATTCGAAGTTTCAAGATAGCTTTACAAAAATTGACATTCTTTATTAAACACAGAATAACAGGTGTCAACACAAATTTCATTCTGGCAGCTACGTCAAATCAAGCCTTGTGCCTTTACTACAGACAATTGGTCACTTTGTTGTTAACAATAAAcaattacaatttattttaattttctaTAGACATCTGGTCTAGTTACACCTACTTCAGCACTACAACAACCTTATGCGGTGTCAGCTAATTATCCATAATGCATGCAGAGAAGTGGCCAGCTGTCTTTCTTTCATCGCTAGGGAACATATTTCCACTAATTACAATACTGCAAATATTTCTAGAACATTGATTACATCAATAAGACAGTATCATATAGAATACATGCATAAGTAGACATGCATTAGAAGAATAATTACTTACAGAGAGCGCGCTTAAATGTGTCATGTGCCCAAATGTGCGCAAACACTGTATAAGCGCCACATATGGCCCGCACTAGTGACTATTGCATTAAGTAATATCCACAGTCAGCTTCTGTCACAAAACCGTGACACCGCAGGAGTGAACAAAGCCTCTGGCTGTAGTTCCTCACACATGTCATCTACATTAGAGACAATGTGTGCCTGGCATTCCAAGGGCAAGCAAGTATTTTGTGCCAACAGTTACTTGCCTGATGCACTTGCACCATCCAAGTCCTGTGCACACAAGGCAGCACGTGTTTGCAAGCAGAAGAAACCTCCTTTCATTCTGCCACACGTATCCACTATTCACCTTATCGCAGACTATTCAATAAAACCGTGGTTTTCACACATCACAAATGCACAAAGACGTTGTTTGGCGGTTGATATGCAAGGTGGCAGTACGCATACAGAATCAGCCCCTAGGCATAGTCATGCAGTATGCGCCTCTCAACACTGTAGTCGTATTCAGTCCAGGACAGGTCACCCATGGCACGCAACCTGCGAAGAAGCGCGTCCACATCACCAGCGGTGGTACCAGACTGAGCCAGGCTGGTGTTGAGTTGAAAGGGCACACCATCAATGCCATGTGGCTGGCTTGTAGGAGGTGGAGACCGCTGAGTTTCTATATTCACCTGGAAAAAGTAGAAAGAACCAGAAACCTGGAATAGGCTCAGCATAAAACATTTATATGCATGTGCACACACATGGAACAGATAACCTACATGATGCAGACAATATGGACAAAGCTACTATCCACTGAAAACACAAATATGCATAGACAGAAACGGCATCATGTGCAACAGATATGCCATTGCTGATTCAGTAGAAAGTATTAAGGTGTGGTGCAAGAAGCACACCACTACGTACACCTTGACAACCATCGGTACCCCAcccccgtttttcttttttctttcctatttttttgctgatttttgCTTGTTTCTAATTTTCTTTTCGGGATCTTTgcaatatgtgtgtgtgtgagtgtgtgtgagtgtgtgtgtgcgcgcgcgtgcacgtgcatgcgtgtgtgttgtTGCACGAGACAATAAATTTGTTGGAAGTCGGTGCCTTGTCCCTTCCACATGTAAATGTTCCCTTGCCCTGTATAACCATTATGACCTCACACCGACTTGCTCAACTATTGCTGATCCCACCCAAGCTTAACAGCATGGTTCCATCTGTGTTTGCAGACAGAGCCACTGGATTGTACAAGTTGCCAAACTTCCTTTCAAGGTGCCACAAGAGAGCAGCAAAATCACACCcaatgaccgcagacactcgctgtcaagacGGTGATGCGATGAACAACAGCGAGCAAAAAATTGCCCATAGTACGCAAACGGCCTGCGCCATACGCAGACGAGGCCGCAGTAAGAGAGGAGGAGCATGAAACCTGCCCCCTCCTAGCGCACGCACATCCCACCACTTCCTCGCAATGCACTTGCACACACAACAAACAGGCAGATGCTACCTGCCCTCCTCCACAGCAATGTGCAATGTCAAGCCACCAACCTACTTGGCTCACCCTTGCACCTACAGCATGCAGCATGTGGCCATGAATTTACTGCAcatggactttacacggaacttCACATTGACGGCAGTGGTGAGCATTCACCTCAAGTGTCCAAGTAATTGCCATCACAATAAAATCATTCATTCAAGTGAAACGTAAATATACCTCCATGCTGCGGGTGAGGTATTTTGTAATTGTACTTTCAGCTAAGAAGTCTGCGTGATGTCTGATCAActggtatttcactatctttgcACCAGTGCCTATACACTCTCTGCTCCACAAACCTTTTAGCCTACACTTTTCAATGGAGAGAAGAAAAGGTATGGAGCAATGCAAAAGTCAATGCCAGGCACTGATGTCAATAGCTTCAGCAATCGCACTAGAAGGTGCAATTTGGTCTACCGCAGCTTGCTCAGTGTGCAGCCTCATAAGGCAAGCAGACATTCAAAAGCATATTCTGCACAAGAACATCCAAAAGTTGGCATAGAGAAGGTTCATAGGTCGGCTTTATTTTGGACAGGTAAGAAGTAGGCCCCTAATTCCAGTTTGTGTGATTGAAAGAAATGCAGGAGGTCTTATACAAtgcgtaaagaaaaagaaaaaagcagcatATGCCATAAAGCCAAGCTTGAACTTAGCTTGAACTCACTGCCTTTGGCGATACCATGTGGCATAAACAGCTGTGCTGGCAGTGTGCTAAACAACTGTGCAGTAAACCAGGACCAGGTATATTGCAGTGGAACATGTATCCTCCCACCTATCGCCTGAACTGAGCATATGCAGCAGGCTGTGCTAATCATGTTGTTTGCCACACACattgctgtttgcatttcattgGTACGACCAAAGGCAGTTTGGAAAACCTTGTGAGATGATATATGGACAAGAAGGATTTTATGGGCTCTTGCAATATCCTAATGATATTAAGGTACCACTATCTCCTGCTGAACAGACAAAAAGGTGTTTACAATGACGAAACAAAATGCTGTTCAGTAAAAGCAACCACATCTATCTAACTGTGCCAATCTTTCTTTCCGCCATAGCATTAAACAAATTCATGAATTCTGTGTGCTTAATCACAGTGATAACTCTAGTTCTTCTACAGTGTGTTCCAGCTAACACTGACTGAGCTATTTAAAGAAGAGGCTACAGGATACAAAGATGGGAGCAACAGTGTTTTGCTTGTAACCACCTTGCGTAAACTAGAAAACTTCAGTCATCACTCATTAGCTAATTAGTCCAAACTAATTATTTAACTTAGAAAATACTTCTATAATTGCATGACATCACATGTCAAACTGTGCATCACATTCGAAAGCGTACAATTCAACAGTTTCAAGCCCACTGCATTTATCCTAGTCATTTTTTCCTTGTCCTAAAGTCTTGCTGAAAAATGCAAACAACATATTGAACACTGCGTGAGCCCTCACATTTATtcatataccctaaaggcccattcgGGCATTACATAGGCGGGAGTCCATTACAATTACAAACgtgtaaaaaaagaacattggtaaGATACAGTGACATAATTATATACAGAAAGAATAACATATGCAAGTAAGCGCTCAACACAGAAATAATCACACATTTAGGAAAATCTTCAACTTGTTAACAAAAACATCATGGTTAATGGCAGATACAATGTCCCTTCGTAgtttattccaatgatatatagccaaaagtaatggtgaatgacaatacagattagtgcgagcaaaagagggttgcactttaaatgggtgatcaaaacgctgaaaaataCTACGAGCTGCATTGATGCAAGATTCGCAGAACAGGGATCTACTATAATAAAGTGCATGAAAATGTGATAACAATGTTATTAGTCGGCAGTTTAGAAGAGAGGGCAATGAAAGTAATTCCTTGATATCCGTAACACTGTAGTTTTGCGAGTATATTTTGTGATATatcttgctgctttattttgtattgCTTCAAGTTGATCGATCAGATAGgtttgatgcggattccaaataatggATGTTTACTTTTACCTTTGAACGAACAAGTGTAGTGTATGCTAATAACTTAGTAGCAGAGTTCGCCAAGTATAAGTTACGTTTAATGAAGCTGAGTGTTCTGAATGCCTTACTGGTTATGGTATTAACGTGCTCGTTCCAAGATAAATCAGAGGATAAATGAAATCCGAGATATTTAAATGTGGATACTTtctcaacagggattccctgaatTGTCCACCATGAATGGCTTCGTGGAGGTCAGTTACCAATTCAATTAGTTGAGTTTCACAGGAACGACCACGaaggaaaccatgctgattgctAGAGAAGAAATTGTGATCTGTTAGAATTTCATGATGGTGGATGATATGATGTGCTCTAGTAATTTACAACATATGCTTGTTAgtgaaatgggcctgtagtttgagaCTAAGGAGGGATGACCAGATTTAAATATGGGAATCACGCATGCACAACTCCAGGCATCAGGCACGCATCCTGTATCAACTGACTGTTGAAAAATAGCAACCAAGACACGTGATATAGCTGGTTTCGTAAGCTTTAGCAATTTTGCACAGATGTCATCTGGTCTGAGTGCCGAATTAACTGGTAGACGATCTATAGCGGCTTCTATACCTTCGCGAGTGACTTTGAGTACATTCATTGAAGTATTTAAGCTGAGAAAGTTCAGATCTGGTGTCACTGGTTCTTCTGATAAGAAAACCCAACAGAACAAAGTGTTTAATTTTTCCGCAACATCGGATTGCAGAAGAGGCTCACCGTCTTTCGTTATCGACACAAGGGATGATGACTATGGTTTCGGATTTACTACTTCCCAAAATTTTTTACACATGCGCAGACAACAACAGCACTCTCAAAAGTGGCTTAAAAGAACTAACATAGCTACATGACTTTCTTGATGGCTACATGAAAGCGACAAGGCAGCGGTGTAACAGCAGCAATTAATAGAAAGCATTTTTTAATTTTGCTTCGCTTCAGTCACCACCCTGAGCCGGTGCGCAATGATCTAGCATATGGCATCTACAACGTGATGCAGCTGCTTATATGCATAGTGCCCTACCTACAGAGGTGCCACTAATGGCCACCTAGGGGGTACTTTTGAAAGTACACTCGTGAAGCAGTGGCAGCAGACAATACCATATAGCAAGAATGGCTTAAATTTTCGGCTGTCATTTTCCCTTTGTACGACTGCCAGATCACTACTTCAGCAGTAACAGATGCGAGAAAGGAGCAGGCCTATACCTGAGGAGGCATGTACATAATGTTACCAGAGTTTACGACAATCTAGTCTGCATACATGCAGGAAGCGTCTTACAGACAATCGCAACAAGGGCCAGTTATACAAAGTGGAGTTAGTGTTATGTAGCCGCTTTGTTTTGCTGGCTAAAATCAATGCCTcaatcattttctttttatttctactcTTGCCGTGATACTGTTGCTGTACCTCAATGTTAGGCAGAAATCATCAGTGCAGACTCAAATGATTCCACACGGTGTGATGCCAGTACATATTGTAGTGATCTTGCTACCAATGAATATGTACATGTGAAATTGCCAAATAAGTGCCATCAAAGTTGCCTCAGGAAGATTAGTCGAGAATTTGTAAATGGAAATGTGTACACTAGTCAATGAAGTCACCAAATGCCCGGCTGAACGAACGTGTGAGTTAGCACTGGGCCGCCAATGCAATTCCACTGAGTAAATCTATTAACTGCCGTTTCCGCTGCAGTTCTCACAATCTGAAATTCTTCAAGTGACCTGCTTGGAAACGCACAAAGCCAAAGTTTTACCCATTTTCAGTATCTTTTTTCTAATGTTACAGAAGGTAGAAGCCGCACAATATATGTGAAGGCGAGCCAGTGCCAGCTAAAGCAGACGGGCACTGGCAGTAAGGCGGAGGTTAGTTCTTTGCGATGCACATGACATTCTAAGATCCAAACGATGAAGAATTCAATTAAGTACGAAATGCAAAAGTAAAAGGCATTCTGCATGGTAAGTCTGCTCAGAGCATCAAGGTGTAATGATTTCACAAACATGTAGCAAATATTTCAGCAAAAATCTAACACCAAggccatatgcagcagctaacAGCAATCCCCAGCCTGAGCCACCCTTTAATGTGTTAGCTttcttagggtacttcatgcACTTTTGCGGGGGATATCCATGTTTGTACCTATGGTACGTACGTTTCCGAGCATCAACAGCAAATACTTcaacaacctttggtttgcacatgacattgtcctgttcacaAAAGCTGGGAATAAATTGCAACAAACAAAAGAGCACCTTTACTGAggaagtgtaagagtagggttcaagattaatatgcagaatccaaagataatgttcaatagcctggcaaggaaacaagaattcatgatccctagtcagcctctagagtcggtgCAGAAGTACATCTATCTAGTTCAATTACTGGCAGGGTACCTGATCATGAGGACATTTACAGAAAACTAAAGATCGGTTGGACTGCATACGGCAGGTATTACCAAATactcactggaagcttaccactgtcatggaaaagaaaagtgcacagaaagagagagagacaatttattagaaaggccgagaggttggcctgagctagGATGTATGGCCTGTTACTCCGCACAGGGTAAAAAGGAATGGGGACAAAAAAAGAGTGATAGAAGATGATGAAGAGGATGGGAAGAAGGGATGCACATATACACTAACACATTGGTTTTCTTAAAGCCATGCATCTAGTCTGGCTATCTTCAAGTAGTCTAGAGCTGCCCTTGCAGCTCAGATTACCGTCAGACTACCGTATTGGGACACCTCGTTAATGCATCTGATGTCCAACCAGATCCGAAAAAAGTTCGCGCAGTAcacagtttccctgtgccacgttctgctctTGACATGTGcagcttcgtcggcctgtgttcttactttcaccgtttcgtcaaaaactttgccgacgttgctcggcctttgacagatcttctaaagaacaAGCCGTTCTCGTGGGGCTCTGAGCAAGCTCACGCTTTCGCCGCTCTCActgggtttctgaccacccctcccatacttgcccactttcaTCCATCTGCACTGATTGAAGTCCACACTGATACAAGCGGCCACAGCATCGGCGttgttctcgcccaacagcagaatggtactAAGTGTGtgatagcttatgccagccgcctgctgtcacctgctgagagaaattactctgtcaccgagcgggagtgcttggctctagTTTTGGCTGttgccaagttccggccatatttgtatggccgcacGTTTTCAGTAGTTACAGACccccacgccctctgctggctgtcttccctccggaaccccacaggacggcttggtcactGGTtgttgcggctccaggaattttcatttgttgccATCTATAAGCCTGGATgcctgcacaaggacgctgactgcctctcgcatCACCCCGTGAATCCTCCctatcctgttgcgcatgatccggtgacctgcgtgatggctttgactgacatgaccgacaggCGCGCTGAATAAAGCGatgcatccttacagtccatcatcgccggagtgcaatcaggcagcaccgacggcacatGATGCATGTTTGTGCTGCATGACAGCATCCTCTAGCGccacaatatcaaccctgacggccctgagttgtccttgtccttcctcgccatctgcgatccgtcgttctcaaacaacttcacgatgcaccgacggcggacACCTTGCAGTTTTGCGTACATACAACCGTGTACGACGCCGGTCCTTCTGGTCGGGtttctaccgctctgtgcgtcgttaggtagcaacttgcgaattgtgtcagcgccgggaGAAatctcccctgccacctgtcggccgACTCCATTCAGTCGATGTTCCCCCTGAACCATTCTTCTTTCGTGttggccttgacctgcttggcccttttcagacgacgactagagggagcGACTGATTATGCTACACACTACGCGAtcacaaaggcgttgccgactagttgcgcgaTTGActtcgccgattttctccttcatgacgtcattctccagcatgGTGCGCCTCAACAGTTACTTACAGACGGTGGCCGcttgttcttgtctcgagttATGGATGACCTCCTCCGCTGTAGTGCCAcagagcacaagctgtccactgcctaccacccacaaaagAACAGTCTT
This Dermacentor albipictus isolate Rhodes 1998 colony chromosome 1, USDA_Dalb.pri_finalv2, whole genome shotgun sequence DNA region includes the following protein-coding sequences:
- the LOC135913388 gene encoding uncharacterized protein, encoding MFSSIFGRKRAPAEQPATVQESQQGDFVVFESTGVHEPLPAAENPLVNIETQRSPPPTSQPHGIDGVPFQLNTSLAQSGTTAGDVDALLRRLRAMGDLSWTEYDYSVERRILHDYA